A window of the Microvirga terrae genome harbors these coding sequences:
- a CDS encoding alpha,alpha-trehalose-phosphate synthase (UDP-forming), translating to MRIIFRFGGIAMLVAAIVILAVLPFATSFVEQWSRRDVELRSRLVFNSVRDQISGLLARNDTQQAGILFERIASDERVLAIGYCDGQELRFPTSNMPPSFSCAEASRSDAESFSVVRNQDHNVLVSSFPLNAPNRPGHLVVLHDLSYADQRGGEARNYLFLALAGVAFGAAALAAMIAAIIMRRWLASIRQALESARTGNANPPVEENIIPLGQEIRDVLQELEASRRTIDAAHTDWSPETLRAALSNELSGSEVIVVSNREPYIHNRTEGGEISLQIPASGLVSALEPVVRACGGTWVAHGSGTADRETVDANDRVPVPPNHPSYTLRRVWLSEEEQDGYYYGAANEGLWPLCHIAFVRPIFREADWQFYRSVNEKFADAIVAEAKREDPIILVQDYHFALLPRMIRDRLPRATIVTFWHIPWPNAETFGICPWREEIIDGLLGSSILGFHTQAHCNNFLDAVDSYVESRIDREKDSVFFGGEETLIRPYPISIEWPPTAMEGQKPVEECRRIVRERLGLSQDMRIGVGIERFDYTKGIIDRMQAIDALLTEHPEWHGNFAFVQVAAPTRSKLSNYRQLQEEAEALAREINEKHGSDDYEPIKLLIRHHEPDQVFELFRAADLCIVSSLHDGMNLVAKEFVAARDDEQGVLILSAFAGASRELSEALIVNPYNAHAMGEAINRALTMPQPEQRERMRLMRDQVKERNVYRWAGQMLLAASRLRKQQRIRRLIAKGRRLAPANA from the coding sequence TTGAGGATCATCTTCCGCTTTGGCGGTATCGCAATGCTTGTCGCGGCCATCGTCATCCTGGCCGTGCTGCCCTTTGCTACATCCTTCGTGGAACAATGGTCGCGCCGCGATGTCGAGCTGCGATCCCGTCTCGTGTTCAATTCCGTCCGGGACCAGATCAGCGGGCTGCTCGCCCGGAATGACACGCAGCAGGCCGGCATCCTGTTCGAGCGCATCGCCTCGGACGAGCGCGTTCTCGCCATCGGCTATTGCGACGGGCAGGAGCTGCGCTTCCCCACCAGCAACATGCCGCCGTCCTTCTCCTGCGCCGAGGCGTCCCGATCCGATGCGGAAAGCTTTTCCGTGGTCCGGAACCAGGATCACAACGTCCTGGTCAGCTCCTTTCCCCTCAATGCCCCGAACCGTCCGGGCCATCTCGTGGTCCTGCACGACCTGAGCTATGCCGACCAGCGCGGCGGCGAGGCGAGGAACTATCTCTTCCTCGCCCTGGCCGGCGTCGCCTTCGGGGCCGCGGCGCTCGCCGCCATGATCGCGGCCATCATCATGCGCCGGTGGCTCGCCTCCATCCGGCAGGCCCTGGAGAGCGCCCGAACCGGCAATGCCAATCCGCCCGTCGAGGAGAACATCATCCCGCTGGGACAGGAGATCCGCGACGTCCTCCAGGAGCTCGAAGCCTCGCGGCGGACGATCGACGCGGCCCATACGGACTGGAGCCCGGAGACCTTGCGGGCGGCCCTGTCCAACGAGCTGTCCGGCTCCGAGGTCATCGTGGTGTCCAATCGCGAGCCCTACATCCATAACCGCACCGAGGGCGGCGAGATCTCCCTGCAGATCCCGGCGAGCGGCCTCGTGTCGGCCCTGGAGCCGGTGGTGCGCGCCTGCGGCGGCACCTGGGTCGCCCACGGCAGCGGAACGGCCGACCGGGAAACCGTCGACGCCAATGACCGGGTCCCCGTTCCCCCGAACCACCCGTCCTATACCCTGCGCCGCGTCTGGCTCTCGGAAGAGGAGCAGGACGGCTATTATTACGGCGCGGCCAACGAGGGCCTCTGGCCCCTGTGCCACATCGCCTTCGTGCGGCCGATCTTCCGGGAGGCGGACTGGCAGTTCTACCGGTCCGTCAACGAGAAGTTCGCAGACGCGATCGTGGCCGAGGCCAAGCGCGAGGACCCGATCATCCTCGTGCAGGATTACCATTTCGCGCTGCTGCCCAGGATGATCCGCGACCGGCTGCCCCGGGCGACCATCGTGACCTTCTGGCACATCCCCTGGCCGAACGCGGAAACCTTCGGCATCTGTCCCTGGCGGGAGGAGATCATCGACGGGCTCCTGGGCTCGTCGATCCTCGGCTTCCACACCCAGGCCCACTGCAACAATTTCCTGGACGCGGTCGATTCCTACGTGGAGAGCCGCATCGACCGGGAGAAGGACTCGGTGTTCTTCGGCGGCGAGGAAACCCTGATCCGGCCCTATCCGATCTCCATCGAATGGCCTCCCACCGCCATGGAAGGGCAAAAGCCCGTGGAGGAATGCCGCAGGATCGTGCGCGAGCGTCTGGGATTGTCCCAGGACATGCGCATCGGCGTCGGCATCGAGCGCTTCGACTACACGAAGGGCATCATCGACCGCATGCAGGCCATCGACGCGCTCCTGACCGAACATCCGGAATGGCACGGAAATTTTGCTTTCGTTCAGGTGGCGGCGCCTACCAGGAGCAAGCTGTCCAACTACCGCCAGCTCCAGGAAGAGGCCGAAGCCTTGGCGCGCGAGATCAACGAGAAGCACGGCAGCGACGACTACGAACCGATCAAGCTCCTCATTCGCCATCACGAACCCGACCAGGTCTTCGAACTCTTCAGGGCGGCGGATCTGTGCATCGTGTCGAGCCTGCACGACGGCATGAATCTCGTGGCCAAGGAATTCGTGGCCGCGCGGGACGACGAGCAGGGCGTGCTGATCCTGTCGGCTTTCGCCGGCGCGTCCCGCGAATTGTCCGAGGCGCTGATCGTCAATCCCTACAATGCCCACGCCATGGGAGAGGCCATCAACCGCGCGCTCACCATGCCTCAGCCCGAACAGCGCGAGCGGATGCGGCTGATGCGCGATCAGGTCAAGGAGCGCAATGTCTATCGCTGGGCAGGCCAGATGCTGCTGGCCGCCTCCCGCCTGCGCAAGCAGCAGCGGATCCGGCGACTGATCGCGAAGGGACGGAGGCTTGCGCCAGCCAATGCGTGA
- a CDS encoding glycoside hydrolase family 15 protein, translated as MSSLDLAVIGNCTISALVDRRAQIVWSCFPRFDGDPVFSALLDSPEGQTDAEQKGVFAIDMVGMVSCEQTYLENTAVLVSRMTDSFGNILEVTDFAPRFKHYDRTFRPPMLIRRVYPVKGRPRIRVRLRPHYDWGGCPPSLTRGSNHLRFVGPAYSLRLTTDASVSYVQDERPFVVDRPLSFFFGEDEPLRSETDSTARAFLDSTVDFWRDWVRSLSIPFDWQEAVIRAAITLKLCNYEETGAIVAALTTSVPEAPHTKRNWDYRYCWLRDAYFVIQALNRLGTTKTMEEYLTYITNIVDDMEAIPDQKDMPPLFSITRSPDLEEREATALAGYRGMGPVRVGNAAYTQIQNDAYGSIVLASVHAFLDKRLIRTGNRALFSHLEKLGQRALEVFDQPDAGPWELRTKAAVHTFPSVMCWAACDRLIKIAEAMGREDRAAFWRENADHMHRVINERAYNPEKGTFVSSFDGEDLDATLLLLAELDFVKPDDPRFIATVEAVGSKLRRGDLLLRYDVEDDFGLMHTAFMICGFWYVDALNVIGRKDEAKELFEHILSLRNSFGLFSEDADFTTGELWGNFPQTYSMVGLINSAVRLSRSWEEAF; from the coding sequence ATGAGTTCGCTTGATCTTGCCGTTATCGGCAACTGCACGATCTCGGCCCTGGTGGACCGCCGTGCCCAGATCGTCTGGAGCTGCTTTCCGCGCTTCGATGGCGATCCGGTCTTCTCCGCCCTGCTCGACAGCCCCGAGGGCCAGACCGATGCGGAGCAGAAAGGCGTCTTCGCCATCGACATGGTGGGCATGGTGTCGTGCGAGCAGACCTATCTCGAGAACACGGCGGTTCTCGTGTCCAGGATGACCGATTCCTTCGGCAACATCCTCGAGGTGACGGACTTCGCCCCGCGTTTCAAGCATTACGACCGCACATTCCGGCCGCCGATGCTCATCCGCCGGGTCTACCCGGTGAAGGGCCGCCCGCGCATCCGCGTGCGGCTGCGCCCCCATTACGACTGGGGCGGCTGCCCGCCGAGCCTGACCCGCGGCAGCAACCATCTGCGCTTCGTCGGCCCGGCCTATTCGCTGCGGCTCACCACCGACGCCTCCGTGTCCTACGTGCAGGACGAGCGCCCCTTCGTGGTGGACCGGCCCCTGTCGTTCTTTTTCGGCGAGGACGAGCCGCTGCGGTCCGAGACGGATTCCACAGCCCGCGCGTTCCTCGACAGCACGGTGGATTTCTGGCGCGACTGGGTGCGCTCGCTCTCCATCCCCTTCGACTGGCAGGAGGCAGTGATCCGCGCGGCGATCACGCTCAAGCTGTGCAATTACGAGGAGACGGGCGCCATCGTGGCGGCACTCACCACCTCGGTGCCGGAAGCGCCGCACACCAAGCGCAACTGGGATTACCGCTATTGCTGGCTACGGGACGCGTATTTCGTCATCCAGGCCCTGAACCGGCTCGGCACCACCAAGACGATGGAGGAATACCTCACCTACATCACCAACATCGTCGACGACATGGAGGCCATTCCCGACCAGAAGGACATGCCGCCGCTCTTCAGCATCACGCGCTCGCCGGACCTGGAGGAGCGCGAGGCGACGGCGCTCGCCGGCTACCGCGGCATGGGGCCGGTGCGCGTCGGCAACGCGGCCTATACGCAGATCCAGAACGACGCCTATGGCAGCATCGTCCTGGCGTCCGTTCACGCGTTCCTGGACAAGCGCCTGATCCGCACCGGCAACCGGGCCCTGTTCTCCCATCTGGAGAAGCTGGGGCAGCGCGCCCTCGAGGTCTTCGACCAGCCCGATGCCGGCCCGTGGGAGCTGCGCACCAAGGCGGCCGTGCACACGTTTCCGAGCGTGATGTGCTGGGCCGCCTGCGATCGCCTCATCAAGATCGCCGAGGCCATGGGCCGCGAGGACCGGGCCGCGTTCTGGCGCGAGAACGCCGACCATATGCACCGGGTGATCAACGAGCGCGCCTACAATCCCGAGAAGGGCACCTTCGTGTCGTCCTTCGACGGCGAGGATCTCGACGCCACGCTCCTGCTGCTCGCCGAGCTCGATTTCGTGAAGCCGGACGATCCGCGCTTCATCGCCACCGTGGAGGCCGTGGGCTCGAAGCTGCGGCGCGGCGATCTTCTGCTGCGTTATGATGTGGAAGACGATTTCGGCCTCATGCATACGGCTTTCATGATCTGCGGCTTCTGGTACGTGGATGCCCTGAACGTCATCGGGCGCAAGGACGAGGCGAAGGAACTGTTCGAGCACATTCTGAGTTTGCGCAATTCGTTCGGACTCTTCTCCGAGGATGCGGATTTCACGACCGGAGAGCTGTGGGGGAACTTCCCTCAGACCTATTCCATGGTGGGTCTCATCAACTCCGCGGTTCGCCTGAGCCGGAGCTGGGAAGAGGCGTTCTGA
- a CDS encoding succinylglutamate desuccinylase/aspartoacylase family protein, protein MKTEQIALSPLAPGADLSLTVQRFGPAGARPRIYVQASLHADEIPGMIAAHHLRERLGALEAEGRIRGEIILVPSANPIGLAQRVMGDHIGRFHLADGVNFNRGYPHLVPKVAERVEGRLTQDGEANVRVIREALRAELEAWRPSNAAEVMKKTLLGLAQEADIVLDLHCDSEAVVHLYTHGRSEEEFAPLSALLGAHAYLLADVSGDEPFDEACSRPWAELAERFPDHPIPFACHSTTLEFRGERDVTHETGRADAAALIDYLTLRGAIAGEAPAVPEALCRPTPLAASEPVQAPANGILVFRTEVGTTVAEGEVIAEVIDPLTGAVTPAKAPTAGVMFARIAVRFVTQGMRLAKVAGTEAKRTGKLLGA, encoded by the coding sequence ATGAAAACAGAACAGATTGCCCTGTCCCCCCTGGCGCCCGGAGCGGACCTGTCGCTGACGGTCCAGCGCTTCGGCCCCGCGGGTGCCCGGCCCCGCATCTATGTCCAGGCTTCGCTCCATGCGGACGAGATCCCCGGCATGATTGCCGCCCATCACCTGCGCGAGCGCCTCGGCGCGCTCGAGGCCGAGGGCCGGATCAGGGGCGAGATCATCCTGGTGCCGTCCGCCAATCCCATCGGCCTCGCTCAAAGGGTCATGGGCGACCATATCGGCCGCTTCCACCTGGCCGACGGGGTCAACTTCAACCGCGGCTATCCTCACCTCGTGCCCAAGGTGGCCGAGCGGGTCGAGGGCAGGCTCACGCAGGACGGGGAGGCGAATGTCCGCGTGATCCGGGAGGCCCTGCGGGCCGAGCTCGAAGCCTGGCGGCCGTCGAACGCCGCCGAGGTCATGAAGAAGACCCTGCTGGGGCTCGCGCAGGAAGCCGACATCGTGCTCGACCTGCACTGCGATTCGGAAGCCGTGGTGCATCTCTATACCCACGGCCGCTCGGAGGAGGAGTTCGCCCCACTCTCGGCGCTGCTTGGCGCCCACGCCTATCTCCTTGCCGACGTCTCGGGCGACGAGCCGTTCGACGAGGCCTGCAGCCGGCCCTGGGCGGAACTGGCCGAGCGCTTCCCCGATCATCCGATTCCGTTCGCCTGCCACTCGACGACCCTCGAGTTCCGGGGCGAGCGGGACGTCACGCATGAGACGGGACGGGCCGATGCGGCCGCGCTGATCGACTACCTGACCCTGCGCGGCGCCATTGCCGGCGAGGCTCCCGCCGTGCCCGAGGCGCTCTGCCGGCCGACGCCGCTCGCCGCTTCCGAGCCCGTCCAGGCTCCGGCCAACGGCATCCTGGTGTTCCGGACCGAGGTCGGCACGACCGTGGCGGAGGGCGAGGTGATCGCCGAGGTCATCGATCCGCTGACCGGGGCCGTGACCCCGGCCAAGGCTCCGACCGCCGGGGTGATGTTCGCCCGCATCGCCGTGCGCTTCGTCACGCAGGGCATGCGGCTCGCCAAGGTGGCCGGCACGGAGGCGAAGCGCACGGGCAAGCTGCTCGGGGCTTAG
- the otsB gene encoding trehalose-phosphatase: MPDMNERYALFLDFDGTLVDIVERPDAVRVDPSLPAVLTTLQERLGGALAIISGRPVEFLDGRFVPHAFDMAGLHGLEHRIAGKMSMCDPGEHPALRATVERLSAIVSGKEGVLIEDKGCSVAVHWRLAPHEKDFAIATAHAAVEALGADYRVQHGKAVAEILPSAAGKGKVIERFLQEAPYRGRRPIFVGDDLTDENGFKTVNAQGGLSVRIGAGDTIAKVRLGTPADLRHCLSTWAFEGTLPFKGDDC; the protein is encoded by the coding sequence ATGCCCGACATGAACGAGCGTTACGCCCTCTTTCTCGATTTCGACGGAACGCTGGTAGACATCGTCGAGCGCCCGGATGCGGTCCGGGTGGACCCGTCTCTTCCCGCCGTCCTGACCACGCTTCAGGAGCGGCTCGGCGGGGCGCTCGCCATCATCAGCGGCCGTCCCGTCGAGTTCCTCGACGGACGCTTCGTGCCCCACGCTTTCGACATGGCCGGACTTCATGGGCTCGAGCACCGGATCGCCGGGAAAATGTCCATGTGCGATCCCGGCGAGCATCCGGCCCTGCGCGCGACGGTCGAGCGCCTGAGCGCGATCGTGTCAGGCAAGGAGGGCGTCCTCATCGAGGACAAGGGCTGCTCGGTCGCGGTTCACTGGCGCCTCGCTCCCCACGAGAAGGACTTCGCTATCGCCACCGCCCACGCGGCCGTGGAGGCGCTTGGCGCGGATTACCGTGTTCAACACGGGAAAGCTGTGGCAGAAATCCTTCCCTCGGCGGCGGGGAAGGGCAAGGTGATCGAACGATTCCTTCAGGAAGCTCCCTACAGGGGGCGGCGCCCGATCTTCGTCGGCGATGACCTGACCGACGAGAACGGATTCAAGACCGTGAATGCGCAGGGCGGCCTGTCAGTGCGCATCGGTGCTGGAGATACCATTGCCAAGGTTCGCCTTGGAACGCCTGCGGATCTGCGACATTGCCTGTCCACGTGGGCTTTCGAGGGAACCCTGCCTTTCAAAGGGGATGATTGCTGA
- a CDS encoding glucokinase, with product MLPAPGAAVRLLPRTLTAQTPDPVGAIRIALEAYDGPAPRSAIIAVATRVDAPAIRLTNAHWVIDAQAIGRALELERVTLVNDYTPVAASVTVLDEARGDLAPIGSFPAPKPGAQVVLGPGTGLGAGALVPVEDRLAILATEAGHMEFGPTNAEETAIWPHLEQVGGRVSGEVVLSGPGLFRIAKALAAHRGVDCPFTIPNDVLAAAREGDALAKDALAHFARFLGRFAGDLALTFESSGGVFIAGGIAPRMVDILQAGDFREAFDRKAPHDDWARKVPVYAIVNPEPALEGLAAIVSNPQRFVFQSQGWQAT from the coding sequence ATGCTGCCGGCGCCGGGTGCCGCCGTCCGGCTGCTGCCCAGGACCCTGACGGCGCAGACCCCGGACCCCGTGGGGGCGATCAGGATCGCGCTCGAGGCCTATGACGGGCCGGCGCCCCGCTCCGCCATCATCGCGGTGGCGACCCGGGTGGATGCGCCCGCGATCCGTCTCACCAACGCCCATTGGGTGATCGACGCGCAGGCCATCGGCCGGGCCCTCGAGCTCGAGCGGGTGACCCTCGTCAACGACTACACGCCCGTCGCCGCCTCGGTGACGGTGCTCGACGAGGCCAGGGGCGATCTTGCGCCGATCGGCAGCTTCCCTGCGCCCAAGCCCGGCGCGCAGGTCGTGCTCGGACCCGGAACGGGCCTCGGGGCGGGGGCGCTCGTTCCCGTGGAGGACCGCCTGGCGATCCTCGCCACCGAGGCGGGCCACATGGAGTTCGGGCCGACGAACGCCGAGGAGACCGCGATCTGGCCGCATCTGGAGCAGGTCGGCGGGCGGGTCTCGGGAGAGGTCGTGCTGTCCGGTCCCGGCCTGTTTCGCATCGCCAAGGCGCTCGCCGCCCATCGCGGCGTCGATTGCCCCTTCACGATTCCCAACGACGTCCTGGCGGCAGCCCGCGAGGGCGATGCGCTCGCCAAAGACGCGCTGGCGCATTTCGCGCGCTTCCTCGGGCGCTTTGCGGGCGATCTGGCGCTGACCTTCGAATCCTCCGGCGGCGTCTTCATCGCGGGCGGCATCGCGCCCCGCATGGTCGACATCCTCCAGGCGGGCGATTTCCGCGAGGCCTTCGACCGCAAGGCTCCGCACGACGACTGGGCCCGGAAGGTGCCGGTCTACGCCATCGTCAATCCGGAGCCGGCCCTGGAGGGGTTGGCCGCCATCGTGTCGAATCCGCAGCGTTTCGTCTTCCAATCGCAGGGGTGGCAGGCTACCTGA
- a CDS encoding N-acetylglucosamine kinase: MGLGLGIDAGGTATRWRLADAGGRCMAQGSVAPLTGHLFSAAAEERARQIVLDMAQAVMKQGRPLGIIAGITGLTRDTPAEATMRALFAETFELPSDKVFVAEDMWIAYLSYFALGEGILVYSGTGSIGYYLSEDKEVIRVGGRGNLIDDGGSGFWIAREALKAILRTEEENPGAGWTTLLGTCLLKALGGTDWNLVRSFVYGGDRGKIGSLARAVGEAAQAGDGTALHILQDAGEELARLANALIRRLGPRPVALVGGSARLHPVLAAAFRKQLVAPVEFIATDLDAALTAARLAATLNRM, translated from the coding sequence ATGGGGCTGGGGCTTGGCATCGACGCGGGCGGCACCGCCACGCGCTGGCGGCTGGCGGATGCAGGCGGCCGCTGCATGGCCCAGGGTTCGGTCGCTCCCCTGACCGGCCACCTCTTCTCCGCCGCCGCCGAGGAGCGTGCCCGGCAGATCGTCCTCGACATGGCCCAGGCCGTGATGAAGCAGGGCCGGCCGCTCGGCATCATCGCGGGCATCACGGGGCTGACCCGCGACACGCCCGCGGAAGCGACCATGCGGGCCCTGTTCGCGGAAACCTTCGAGTTGCCCTCCGACAAGGTCTTCGTCGCGGAGGACATGTGGATCGCCTACCTGTCCTATTTCGCGCTCGGCGAAGGCATCCTGGTCTATAGCGGCACCGGCTCCATCGGCTATTACCTGTCGGAGGACAAGGAGGTCATCCGGGTCGGCGGGCGCGGCAACCTGATCGACGACGGCGGCTCCGGCTTCTGGATCGCCCGCGAGGCTCTCAAGGCGATCCTGCGCACCGAGGAGGAAAACCCCGGCGCCGGCTGGACGACCCTGCTCGGCACGTGCCTCTTGAAGGCGCTGGGCGGCACGGACTGGAACCTCGTGCGCTCCTTCGTCTATGGCGGCGACCGCGGCAAGATCGGCTCGCTGGCCCGGGCCGTGGGCGAGGCCGCCCAGGCCGGCGACGGCACCGCGCTCCACATCCTGCAGGACGCCGGCGAGGAACTGGCCCGCCTGGCCAATGCCCTCATCCGGCGCCTGGGTCCCCGGCCGGTGGCCCTGGTGGGGGGCTCCGCCCGGCTCCACCCCGTCCTGGCCGCGGCCTTCAGGAAGCAGCTCGTGGCGCCCGTCGAGTTCATCGCGACCGACCTCGACGCGGCGCTCACGGCAGCCCGGCTCGCGGCCACGCTCAACCGGATGTGA
- a CDS encoding peptide chain release factor 3, giving the protein MTDLPAPVGRRRTFAIISHPDAGKTTLTEKLLLFGGAIQLAGEVKAKKNRVSTRSDWMGIEKERGISVVTSVMTFEYGGCVFNLLDTPGHEDFSEDTYRTLTAVDSAIMVIDAAKGIEARTRKLFEVCRMRDIPIVTFINKMDREARNPFDLLDEIEKTLALDTSPVTWPISQGRSFAGTFDLHRNMVRRIDTDEEPTAVSGPDDPKLVTLLPPEEVDAWQEEVMLAQEACKPFDLQAFREGHLTPVFFGSALRNFGVRDLIDALAAYAPPPRGQEADKRLVEAGEGRMTGFVFKIQANMDPNHRDRIAFMRICSGKLQRGMKAKLVRTGKPMSLNSPQFFFAQDRAIADEAWAGDVVGIPNHGTLRIGDTLTEGEDIVFRGVPSFAPEILRRIKLQDAMKAKKLREALQQMAEEGVVQLFVPQDGSGAIVGVVGALQLDVLKERLGAEYGLPIDYEPTRFSICRWITADDPKELDKFIDSHLSSMARDLDDAPVFMAPNMFNLQYEVDRYKAIQFSDVKDYQKKAA; this is encoded by the coding sequence ATGACCGATCTTCCGGCCCCCGTGGGCCGCCGCCGCACCTTTGCGATCATCTCCCACCCGGACGCGGGCAAGACCACCTTGACCGAAAAGCTGCTGCTCTTCGGCGGCGCGATCCAGCTCGCCGGCGAGGTGAAGGCCAAGAAGAACCGCGTCTCGACCCGGTCCGACTGGATGGGGATCGAGAAGGAACGCGGCATCTCGGTGGTGACCTCGGTCATGACCTTCGAATACGGCGGCTGCGTCTTCAACCTGCTCGACACGCCGGGCCACGAAGACTTCTCGGAGGACACCTACCGGACCCTGACGGCGGTCGATTCGGCCATCATGGTGATCGACGCCGCCAAGGGCATCGAGGCGCGAACCCGCAAGCTCTTCGAGGTCTGCCGGATGCGCGACATCCCGATCGTGACCTTCATCAACAAGATGGACCGCGAGGCGCGCAATCCTTTCGATCTGCTCGACGAGATCGAGAAGACGCTGGCCCTCGACACGTCGCCCGTCACCTGGCCGATCAGCCAGGGCCGGAGCTTCGCCGGCACCTTCGACCTGCACCGCAACATGGTCCGGCGCATCGATACGGACGAGGAGCCGACCGCCGTGTCCGGTCCGGACGATCCGAAGCTCGTGACTCTGCTGCCGCCGGAAGAAGTCGATGCATGGCAGGAGGAGGTGATGCTGGCCCAGGAGGCCTGCAAGCCCTTCGACCTGCAGGCCTTCCGCGAGGGACATCTGACGCCCGTGTTCTTCGGCAGCGCCTTGCGCAATTTCGGCGTCCGCGACCTGATCGACGCGCTGGCTGCTTACGCGCCCCCGCCTCGCGGCCAGGAGGCCGACAAGCGCCTCGTCGAGGCGGGCGAGGGCCGCATGACCGGCTTCGTGTTCAAGATCCAGGCCAACATGGATCCGAACCACCGCGACCGCATCGCCTTCATGCGCATCTGCTCGGGCAAGCTCCAGCGCGGCATGAAGGCGAAGCTCGTGCGCACGGGCAAGCCCATGAGCCTGAACTCGCCGCAATTCTTCTTCGCCCAGGACCGCGCCATCGCGGACGAGGCCTGGGCCGGCGACGTGGTCGGCATTCCCAACCACGGAACCCTGCGCATCGGCGACACGCTGACCGAGGGCGAGGACATCGTCTTCCGCGGCGTGCCGAGCTTCGCGCCGGAGATCCTGCGCCGCATCAAGCTGCAGGACGCCATGAAGGCGAAGAAGCTGCGCGAGGCGCTGCAGCAGATGGCGGAAGAAGGCGTGGTGCAGCTCTTCGTGCCGCAGGACGGCTCCGGGGCCATCGTGGGCGTGGTCGGCGCGCTCCAGCTCGACGTGCTGAAAGAGCGTCTGGGCGCCGAATACGGCCTGCCGATCGACTACGAGCCGACCCGCTTCTCCATCTGCCGCTGGATCACGGCGGACGATCCGAAAGAGCTCGACAAGTTCATCGACAGCCATCTCTCGTCGATGGCGCGGGACCTCGACGATGCGCCGGTCTTCATGGCGCCGAACATGTTCAACCTCCAGTACGAGGTCGACCGCTACAAGGCGATCCAGTTCTCGGACGTGAAGGACTATCAGAAGAAGGCGGCCTGA
- a CDS encoding sugar kinase, with product MHALFVGQTYIDVTFLADELPTGDEKTVARDYAISFGGNAVTAAFACAKLGLPPDLLTSIADDWLGRMFIDMAAKYGISVHHRKVHESSLSFIMPRGGKRAIVRCRDDHYLHPVPPLNLQGCKALHLDGHQADAAMHYAKICREAGILTSLDGGGLRSNTHELLEFIDVAIVAERLCEQMDLSPSGMLDYLKGRGCRIGGVTLGERGLVWYDETGQESVLPALNVPGDKVVDTNGAGDIFHGAYVYSAMARPDLPWREHFIFARAASAHAIQHLGNEASLPSIENIVQVQELYAERKLAA from the coding sequence ATGCATGCTCTCTTCGTGGGCCAGACCTATATCGACGTGACCTTCCTGGCGGACGAGCTTCCGACCGGCGACGAGAAGACCGTGGCGCGGGATTATGCGATCTCGTTCGGCGGCAACGCGGTCACGGCCGCCTTCGCGTGCGCCAAGCTCGGGCTGCCGCCCGATCTCCTGACCTCGATTGCCGACGACTGGCTCGGCCGCATGTTCATCGACATGGCGGCGAAATACGGCATCTCGGTCCATCACCGGAAGGTCCACGAATCGTCCCTGTCCTTCATCATGCCGCGGGGCGGCAAGCGCGCCATCGTGCGCTGCCGCGACGACCATTACCTGCACCCGGTGCCGCCCCTGAACCTCCAGGGCTGCAAGGCCCTGCATCTCGACGGTCACCAGGCCGACGCGGCCATGCACTATGCCAAGATCTGCCGCGAAGCCGGCATCCTCACCTCCCTCGACGGCGGCGGCCTGCGCTCCAACACCCACGAGCTCCTGGAATTCATCGACGTGGCCATCGTGGCCGAGCGCCTCTGCGAGCAAATGGACCTGAGCCCGTCCGGAATGCTGGACTACCTCAAGGGCCGCGGCTGCCGGATCGGCGGCGTGACCCTCGGCGAGCGCGGCCTCGTCTGGTACGACGAGACCGGCCAGGAGAGCGTCCTGCCGGCGCTCAACGTGCCAGGCGACAAGGTGGTGGACACCAACGGGGCCGGCGACATCTTCCACGGCGCCTACGTGTATTCCGCCATGGCCCGCCCCGACCTGCCCTGGCGCGAGCATTTCATCTTCGCCCGCGCGGCCTCGGCCCATGCCATCCAGCACCTGGGCAACGAGGCGAGCCTGCCGTCCATCGAGAACATCGTGCAGGTGCAGGAGCTTTACGCCGAGCGCAAGCTGGCGGCGTAG